A portion of the Cryomorphaceae bacterium genome contains these proteins:
- a CDS encoding NADPH-dependent oxidoreductase: MDRTNTAKNPMKLAILCGSVRMGRKSIHVARHLETTFQSNPAFESVELLDLADFNLPMMQERRGQHPNLPAAAEKLGIALENADALMVVTPEYNGSYPGVLKNALDYYLDEYRKKPVGIVSVSSGSMGGNLAHKELTVMFMRIGAFVSPSRLYVSEVGKMFEEDGNAVGERYLKASARFADEFAWFADAITSASR, from the coding sequence ATGGATCGCACAAACACTGCTAAAAACCCTATGAAACTCGCTATTCTTTGCGGCTCCGTCCGGATGGGCCGAAAAAGCATTCACGTAGCCAGGCACCTGGAAACCACCTTTCAATCCAACCCTGCCTTTGAGTCGGTAGAACTGCTGGATCTTGCAGACTTCAACCTGCCCATGATGCAGGAGCGTCGCGGACAGCACCCGAACTTGCCGGCCGCAGCCGAGAAACTTGGTATAGCCCTCGAAAATGCAGATGCTCTGATGGTGGTTACACCCGAATACAACGGCAGCTATCCCGGAGTACTGAAAAACGCGCTGGATTATTACCTCGACGAATACCGCAAGAAACCTGTGGGTATTGTGAGCGTGAGCAGCGGAAGCATGGGCGGAAACCTTGCCCACAAGGAACTTACGGTGATGTTTATGCGAATAGGCGCCTTTGTTTCACCCAGTCGGCTGTATGTATCCGAAGTGGGTAAAATGTTCGAAGAGGACGGTAATGCCGTGGGCGAAAGGTATCTCAAGGCGTCTGCAAGGTTTGCCGATGAGTTTGCCTGGTTCGCCGACGCCATCACAAGCGCATCAAGGTAA
- a CDS encoding mechanosensitive ion channel family protein, protein MIESLAEKLHNTLDWFSTKGADLLVGVILLALFSFIGSFLRKKLLKQAAKTPEKGVVIGFIGNIMMAVMVVVGLSLFLREMGWSRLTAGLLAGAGFISIVIGIAFKDIGENFLAGILLAFSRPFQIGDRIEVDSNSGRVLQLNLRNTHLRTSDGRDVFIPNSLLVNRVLTNYTRDGLMRHDFLIEIDDSEDIGKVTQLIIKTMEGVQQVQQAQRLKPFVLIDSFGSNTVKLKVFLWLNLREIETSSPIIKSRVMKRVHEMLLNEGIAMPGSIIEIKNYEKPDAANK, encoded by the coding sequence ATGATTGAAAGTCTCGCGGAAAAACTACACAATACCCTGGATTGGTTTTCGACCAAAGGCGCGGACCTGCTGGTTGGAGTCATTTTATTGGCTCTCTTCAGTTTTATCGGCTCATTTCTAAGAAAAAAACTCCTGAAACAAGCCGCCAAAACACCCGAAAAAGGTGTGGTCATTGGCTTTATTGGGAATATTATGATGGCTGTAATGGTTGTGGTTGGGCTTTCATTGTTTCTGCGCGAGATGGGCTGGAGCAGGCTCACCGCCGGATTGCTGGCTGGGGCTGGGTTCATCTCCATTGTAATCGGGATTGCCTTTAAGGATATTGGTGAAAACTTTCTGGCAGGTATCCTGCTTGCATTCAGCAGACCCTTTCAGATAGGCGACAGAATTGAGGTTGACAGTAACAGCGGTCGTGTGCTGCAGCTCAATTTACGCAATACACACCTGCGCACTTCCGACGGACGAGACGTGTTCATCCCAAACAGCTTACTGGTTAACAGGGTGCTCACCAACTATACGCGTGATGGTTTAATGCGCCACGACTTCTTGATTGAAATTGACGACAGCGAAGATATTGGAAAGGTTACTCAACTCATTATTAAAACAATGGAGGGCGTACAGCAGGTTCAGCAAGCTCAACGACTCAAGCCTTTTGTTTTGATTGACTCATTTGGGTCGAATACGGTAAAACTCAAGGTATTTTTGTGGCTCAACCTGCGTGAAATTGAAACGTCGTCACCGATCATCAAGAGCCGCGTTATGAAGCGCGTACACGAAATGCTGCTAAACGAAGGGATTGCCATGCCTGGCAGTATTATTGAAATCAAAAACTACGAAAAACCCGATGCTGCAAACAAATGA
- a CDS encoding potassium channel protein has product MSVYKLVIAVLSLFSIALLSASVFMPEDSEVARLIGYYDFGLCLVFLYDFYIQFSKAESKARYFFTYGWLDLLSSIPMIGAFRFARFFRVFRVFRVIKSLNLLWIFLRSHRRSSLYGIVVLLISLSVIVCSVAVLYVEKDTGNIRTADEALWWTFVSITTVGYGDFYPTTGLGRILSVVLIFNGLVAFGTVLTYMNEKLASINDAGPDTGKEL; this is encoded by the coding sequence ATGAGCGTTTACAAACTGGTTATTGCCGTACTCTCGTTGTTTTCCATTGCGCTGCTCAGCGCATCTGTGTTTATGCCTGAAGATTCTGAGGTGGCCAGACTGATAGGCTATTATGACTTCGGGTTGTGTCTCGTTTTTCTGTACGACTTCTATATTCAGTTTTCAAAAGCCGAAAGTAAAGCACGCTATTTTTTTACCTACGGCTGGCTGGATTTGCTCTCCTCCATTCCCATGATAGGTGCATTCAGGTTTGCCAGATTTTTCAGGGTTTTCAGGGTTTTCAGGGTCATCAAGTCACTTAACCTTTTGTGGATTTTCTTGCGAAGCCACCGGCGCTCGTCATTGTACGGCATCGTTGTACTCCTCATCTCATTGTCGGTGATTGTATGCTCGGTGGCCGTACTTTATGTGGAAAAAGACACTGGTAATATCCGTACAGCCGATGAGGCACTCTGGTGGACCTTTGTTTCCATCACAACGGTTGGATACGGCGATTTTTACCCAACCACGGGATTGGGCCGGATTTTGTCTGTAGTGCTAATTTTCAACGGATTAGTTGCTTTTGGGACTGTACTTACCTACATGAACGAAAAGCTGGCCTCAATCAATGATGCAGGGCCCGACACCGGTAAAGAGCTCTAA
- a CDS encoding CDGSH iron-sulfur domain-containing protein: protein MSDQKKIAAKVPVQCQFEAGKSYAWCTCGHSARQPYCDGSHRSTDMKPMIVTAEKDQSVWLCQCKQTSNPPYCDGSHKHC from the coding sequence ATGTCCGATCAAAAGAAAATAGCCGCCAAAGTCCCCGTTCAATGTCAGTTTGAAGCTGGCAAGAGCTACGCGTGGTGCACATGCGGTCACTCAGCCAGGCAACCCTACTGCGACGGCTCGCACCGCTCAACAGATATGAAGCCGATGATTGTGACAGCTGAAAAAGATCAGTCTGTGTGGCTCTGCCAATGCAAACAAACCAGCAATCCGCCGTACTGCGATGGATCGCACAAACACTGCTAA